In Hahella sp. KA22, one genomic interval encodes:
- the purB gene encoding adenylosuccinate lyase, which produces MILNELTALSPVDGRYAGKVADLRPIFSEFGLIKARIEVEIKWLLQLAANPGIPEVPVFDEATAAFLTAIYENLSLEDASRVKEIERTTNHDVKAVEYFIKEQFKREGAPKILTDINEFVHFACTSEDINNLSYSLMLKRGVQDVVLPVMQQVVARLEELAQNFAAQPMLSRTHGQTASPTTVGKELANVVARLKRQMTQIRQVKMLGKINGAVGNYNAHLSAYPDVDWEAHAQALIKELGLEWNPYTTQIEPHDFIAEAFDAVCRFNTILIDLNRDVWGYISLGYFKQKAVAGEVGSSTMPHKVNPIDFENSEGNLGIANAVMEHLSRKLPVSRWQRDLTDSTVLRNLGVGLAQSLIAYHSTLKGLGKLELNPMRLDEDLNQSWEVLAEPIQTVMRRYRIEGAYEKLKELTRGKAITQEAMKPFIESLEIPEEAKQRLLAMTPATYIGNAAEQAARIKDYSGE; this is translated from the coding sequence ATGATACTTAACGAGCTGACAGCACTCTCCCCCGTCGACGGCCGTTACGCCGGTAAGGTCGCCGATTTGCGGCCGATCTTCAGTGAGTTTGGTCTGATCAAAGCGCGGATTGAAGTGGAAATCAAATGGCTGCTGCAACTGGCCGCCAATCCCGGTATCCCAGAAGTTCCCGTTTTTGATGAAGCCACTGCGGCTTTCCTGACCGCCATTTATGAAAACCTGTCGCTGGAAGACGCCTCCCGGGTCAAGGAAATCGAGCGCACCACCAATCACGATGTGAAAGCGGTGGAGTATTTCATCAAAGAACAGTTCAAACGCGAAGGCGCGCCAAAAATCCTTACGGATATCAATGAGTTCGTCCACTTCGCCTGCACCTCGGAAGACATCAACAACCTGTCTTACTCCCTGATGCTGAAGCGCGGCGTACAAGACGTAGTGTTACCGGTGATGCAGCAAGTCGTCGCCAGACTGGAAGAACTGGCCCAGAACTTCGCCGCACAGCCCATGCTGTCCCGCACGCACGGTCAAACTGCATCCCCCACGACGGTGGGCAAAGAGCTCGCCAACGTCGTCGCCCGTCTGAAAAGACAAATGACGCAGATTCGCCAGGTCAAAATGCTAGGCAAGATCAACGGCGCCGTTGGTAACTATAATGCGCACTTGAGCGCCTATCCCGATGTAGACTGGGAAGCCCACGCGCAAGCTTTGATCAAAGAGCTGGGCCTGGAATGGAACCCGTACACCACTCAGATCGAACCCCACGATTTCATCGCCGAAGCCTTCGACGCCGTATGCCGCTTCAACACCATCCTGATCGACCTGAACCGCGATGTATGGGGCTACATTTCCCTGGGTTACTTCAAGCAGAAAGCAGTAGCCGGTGAAGTGGGCTCTTCCACCATGCCCCACAAAGTTAACCCGATTGATTTCGAAAACTCCGAAGGCAACCTGGGCATCGCCAATGCAGTAATGGAGCACTTGAGCCGCAAACTGCCGGTTTCCCGCTGGCAGCGCGACCTGACTGACTCCACCGTATTGCGAAATCTGGGCGTTGGTCTGGCGCAGTCATTGATCGCTTATCACTCCACTCTGAAAGGCCTGGGCAAGCTGGAGCTGAACCCTATGCGCCTGGACGAAGACCTGAACCAAAGCTGGGAAGTACTGGCGGAACCGATTCAGACCGTTATGCGTCGCTATCGCATCGAAGGCGCTTACGAGAAGCTGAAAGAGCTGACCCGCGGCAAAGCGATTACCCAGGAAGCGATGAAGCCTTTCATTGAATCCCTGGAAATTCCTGAAGAGGCCAAGCAGCGTCTGCTTGCCATGACGCCTGCGACTTACATCGGCAATGCCGCAGAGCAAGCTGCGCGCATCAAAGACTATAGCGGCGAGTAA
- a CDS encoding GNAT family N-acetyltransferase, which translates to MTTLKYTRITTWLENESELRAIRQQVFVEEQGVAPELEWDDQDENAVHFLVKDVEDHNLAVARLVRLSPEKVKFSRLAVLPEFRRQGIARSLLKFVIGYARSEGFNHMTLSASVDATSLYANEGFQALGAPHEEAGSLHQRMELTLGTAKVEAANALGQDERVYRTHSEPDYLEHLKSLISQARQSALILTWDLEKNVLDNPDVLDALSRLARGGRATQIKILLGAPKTPVAQSNQLLSLARRLTSNIEIKMLNPELSFPEQVYVLIDDDGVLLRHHYEKWEGFCCYQDPGTVKRLKDEFMRLLQHSQVSQELRQFSL; encoded by the coding sequence ATGACGACGCTTAAGTACACCCGCATTACGACCTGGTTGGAAAACGAGAGCGAACTGCGCGCGATCCGCCAACAAGTGTTTGTGGAAGAACAAGGCGTTGCCCCGGAACTGGAATGGGACGACCAGGACGAGAACGCCGTACACTTCCTGGTGAAAGACGTGGAGGACCACAATCTGGCGGTCGCCCGTCTGGTGCGCCTGTCGCCGGAGAAGGTGAAGTTCAGCCGCCTGGCTGTGCTACCGGAGTTTCGCCGCCAGGGCATCGCCAGAAGTTTGCTCAAGTTCGTTATCGGCTATGCCCGCTCAGAGGGATTTAACCACATGACGCTTAGCGCCAGCGTCGATGCAACCTCCCTCTACGCCAATGAAGGTTTCCAGGCCCTGGGCGCCCCCCACGAGGAAGCCGGTTCACTGCATCAGCGCATGGAGCTGACGCTGGGAACGGCAAAGGTCGAAGCCGCCAATGCACTGGGCCAGGACGAACGGGTTTACCGCACCCACTCCGAGCCCGACTATCTGGAGCACCTGAAGTCTCTTATCTCCCAGGCGAGACAAAGCGCCTTAATCCTGACCTGGGATCTGGAAAAAAACGTACTGGACAACCCCGATGTGCTGGATGCCTTAAGTCGTCTCGCCCGGGGCGGTCGCGCCACGCAGATTAAAATCTTACTGGGCGCGCCGAAGACGCCGGTGGCGCAGAGCAACCAACTGCTCTCTCTCGCCCGCCGGCTCACTTCCAACATTGAAATCAAGATGCTCAATCCGGAGCTGAGTTTTCCTGAGCAGGTTTATGTGTTGATCGACGATGACGGCGTCTTGCTGCGCCATCATTACGAAAAATGGGAAGGCTTTTGTTGCTATCAGGACCCCGGCACGGTGAAACGTCTGAAAGATGAGTTCATGCGCTTACTGCAGCACAGCCAGGTTTCGCAGGAATTGCGTCAGTTCTCCCTGTAG
- a CDS encoding cupin domain-containing protein — protein sequence MLTHLGDISVADFLAHYWQKKPLIIRGLFPGYECPLDENDLAGLATEEEVESRLVYEELNGQPWQLEHGPFSIEKLESMPLQGWTLLVQGLDTWVPEVADLLDRFRFLPNWRVDDVMASFAPPGGSVGPHFDHYDVFLIQATGARRWRIGPPCDDQSPRVDGTPLRILQNFEQTEEWVLEPGDALYLPPRYAHYGVAETSCITLSVGFRSPTYAELMSALADDWFENPALSTHLHDATEEPLSNPGLISDDVFADIKSRLQALLDDEAGLRRSFGRFISAPKFDAAVPPLEADMRLSPEDAGESLQDQEIQWRWNEGSRYTYSLYEEAGARRVMFAVDGEAYDADERFAPLVEILCRSNNIDRERLLPWSADKDALKLLSSLLNRGSLVLEGFDDDEEDWDDDDA from the coding sequence ATGTTGACCCACTTAGGCGACATCAGCGTCGCCGACTTCTTGGCGCATTACTGGCAAAAGAAGCCGCTGATTATTCGCGGCTTGTTTCCCGGTTACGAATGCCCGCTGGACGAGAATGATCTGGCGGGACTCGCCACGGAAGAAGAAGTCGAGTCCCGCCTGGTCTATGAAGAACTCAACGGTCAGCCCTGGCAACTTGAGCATGGCCCGTTTTCCATTGAGAAGCTGGAGAGCATGCCTCTTCAGGGCTGGACCCTCTTGGTGCAAGGATTGGATACCTGGGTTCCCGAAGTCGCCGACTTGCTCGACCGCTTCCGCTTCCTGCCCAACTGGCGCGTGGACGATGTCATGGCCAGTTTCGCGCCGCCGGGCGGCAGCGTGGGGCCCCATTTTGACCATTACGATGTGTTCCTGATCCAGGCCACGGGCGCTCGCCGCTGGCGCATCGGCCCGCCCTGCGATGACCAATCGCCCCGTGTAGACGGCACGCCATTACGCATTCTGCAGAATTTCGAGCAGACGGAAGAATGGGTGCTGGAGCCAGGCGACGCGCTGTATTTGCCGCCACGTTACGCCCACTACGGCGTCGCAGAAACGTCCTGCATCACCCTTTCAGTGGGCTTTCGCTCCCCTACTTATGCGGAATTGATGTCCGCACTGGCGGACGATTGGTTTGAGAATCCAGCATTATCCACTCATCTGCATGACGCCACCGAAGAGCCATTGAGCAATCCCGGCCTGATAAGCGATGACGTTTTTGCGGACATTAAATCTCGCTTACAAGCCCTGCTGGATGACGAAGCAGGGCTGCGTCGCAGCTTCGGTCGCTTTATCAGCGCGCCCAAGTTTGACGCCGCCGTGCCGCCCCTGGAGGCGGATATGCGCCTTTCGCCGGAAGACGCAGGCGAGTCGCTGCAGGACCAGGAAATCCAGTGGCGCTGGAATGAAGGCTCCCGCTACACCTACAGTCTGTATGAGGAGGCTGGCGCGCGCCGTGTCATGTTCGCCGTTGACGGCGAGGCTTATGACGCCGATGAGCGCTTTGCGCCGCTAGTGGAAATCCTGTGCCGCAGCAACAACATAGATCGTGAGCGGCTGCTGCCGTGGAGCGCCGATAAGGACGCATTGAAGTTGTTGAGTTCCTTGTTAAATAGAGGCAGTCTGGTGCTAGAAGGCTTCGACGATGACGAGGAAGATTGGGACGATGACGACGCTTAA
- the hflD gene encoding high frequency lysogenization protein HflD, with protein MSYNLENQVIALAGVFQSAALVDQLAKQGTVAPTSYECSLKSLLKVDATSTLDVYGDIYGLQLGLKELIAVLERKQDRKKVDVVRYALTLLYLEGKVNKRGDMLDVMSQRIAQIQTQTLHFDPTHTNIISAFASLYSDTISTFPQRIQVTGDPRFLRVDENADKIRALLLAGIRAAVLWRQVGGRRWKLFFMRKKILQIANGMLR; from the coding sequence TTGTCCTATAACCTTGAGAATCAAGTGATAGCGCTGGCGGGCGTATTTCAGTCCGCCGCGTTGGTGGATCAGTTGGCCAAGCAAGGTACTGTCGCTCCAACCAGCTACGAATGCAGTCTGAAAAGCCTGCTCAAGGTCGATGCGACCTCAACTCTGGATGTGTATGGCGATATTTATGGCTTGCAACTGGGCTTGAAAGAGTTGATCGCCGTACTGGAGAGAAAGCAGGACCGCAAAAAAGTGGATGTCGTGCGTTACGCCCTGACGCTCCTGTATTTGGAAGGCAAGGTCAACAAGCGCGGCGATATGCTGGACGTAATGAGCCAGCGCATCGCGCAGATCCAAACCCAGACTTTGCACTTCGATCCTACGCACACCAACATCATCAGCGCTTTCGCCTCGCTATACAGCGACACCATCAGCACCTTCCCTCAGCGTATACAGGTGACTGGCGACCCCAGATTCCTGAGAGTGGATGAAAACGCGGATAAAATTCGCGCCCTGCTGCTGGCTGGCATCCGCGCCGCCGTGTTATGGAGGCAGGTTGGCGGTCGCCGCTGGAAACTGTTCTTCATGCGCAAAAAGATTCTGCAGATCGCCAATGGTATGTTGCGCTGA
- a CDS encoding FecR domain-containing protein gives MRKRTHRMFAAVIIVCGWFVAMADAAPLEAGKVIMSRGVATATGDNGEERPLNRRAAIYVGDTLTTGADSMLQLRFTDKALMTLRENTRFTIEEYSPGDEGKGGAAIMQLLEGGFRTITGSIGKGDSDAYKVSTHAASIGIRGTHYEALESSGQKLLLAVWQGGVRVENTAGALDLGEDVAFRFSAITPGQAPEGLLQAPPEMQQGLPIPKAEARRARPQGATADNANEESEETSTSSGQTAEADAAKTSSGGFTNDTSTNSNNAAEIISATTIAESNPVNVISDVETTNFTDTNPDLSGGLTPAPSGDNSGPSIQDPRLTVAEYEQFINDRIFGAAVVTGAGAEILATIIAPQTITPFDYASAGPVTFNLEYSFSSSGSTPPINTVTIMLQDNITDLAGLVADIEDDLSLSGAPVGVRESMQNPGKLEFYTTTGDVTLLFGLVTYDPISSSASSTDIAGTLGGIMEGTYGYGSIDGSQSANLKMVFDANGEPVFLLPDVDDPGSGSPPSPVMFFDPDNFPEPYTVVRRGDAVLEKFDPSVGGRSNISWGLWKASASAGVQVYDDVANPDAFRSEEHPIYWLSAEAANTADLTGTANFATTGDFIGSGSDGAVTAVNGSFQVDFDSGVISNGLLDVSTASQNWSSQLSGSYQDAQAYLNVLNGNISGSVNCSDCVTGNLNGIFAAPGDAFAGSFDLQQFDDSNVHVEGLLLMEQQ, from the coding sequence ATGCGAAAACGTACGCACCGCATGTTTGCCGCAGTAATAATAGTGTGCGGCTGGTTTGTGGCAATGGCCGACGCCGCGCCGTTAGAGGCAGGGAAAGTGATTATGTCCCGCGGCGTCGCCACAGCGACGGGAGATAACGGCGAAGAACGCCCCCTGAACCGCCGCGCCGCTATTTATGTAGGAGATACGCTCACCACCGGGGCCGACTCCATGCTGCAATTAAGATTTACTGACAAAGCCCTGATGACGCTACGGGAAAACACCCGCTTCACCATTGAAGAGTATTCACCTGGAGACGAGGGTAAAGGCGGAGCCGCCATCATGCAGCTGCTGGAAGGCGGGTTTCGCACTATCACAGGCTCCATCGGCAAAGGCGACAGCGACGCCTACAAAGTCTCTACCCACGCGGCCAGCATCGGTATCCGCGGCACGCACTACGAGGCCCTGGAAAGCAGCGGACAAAAACTGCTGCTGGCGGTCTGGCAAGGCGGCGTGCGGGTAGAGAATACCGCCGGAGCCCTGGATCTGGGCGAAGATGTCGCCTTCCGTTTCTCCGCCATTACGCCCGGCCAGGCTCCTGAAGGGCTCTTGCAAGCGCCGCCGGAAATGCAGCAAGGCCTGCCTATCCCGAAGGCGGAAGCGCGGCGCGCACGCCCACAAGGGGCGACTGCAGACAACGCCAATGAAGAAAGTGAAGAGACATCGACTTCCTCGGGCCAAACAGCGGAAGCTGACGCCGCCAAAACTTCATCCGGCGGTTTCACCAACGACACGTCCACCAACTCCAACAACGCCGCAGAAATCATCTCCGCGACAACCATCGCCGAGTCCAATCCGGTCAACGTGATCAGTGACGTGGAAACCACCAACTTCACCGATACCAATCCTGACTTGAGCGGCGGACTGACGCCAGCCCCCTCTGGTGACAACTCCGGCCCCTCCATCCAGGACCCGCGCCTGACCGTCGCCGAGTATGAGCAGTTCATCAATGACCGCATATTCGGCGCGGCCGTGGTGACCGGGGCTGGCGCCGAGATACTCGCCACCATCATCGCGCCACAGACGATTACGCCTTTCGATTACGCCAGCGCGGGGCCGGTGACGTTCAATCTCGAATATTCCTTCAGCAGCTCCGGCAGTACGCCGCCGATTAATACCGTCACCATCATGCTGCAAGACAACATTACCGATCTGGCCGGCCTCGTTGCCGATATTGAGGATGACCTGTCCCTTTCCGGCGCGCCTGTCGGCGTGCGCGAATCCATGCAGAACCCCGGCAAGCTGGAGTTTTACACCACTACCGGAGACGTCACCTTACTGTTTGGTCTGGTGACCTATGACCCCATCTCCTCCTCCGCCTCCAGCACAGATATCGCCGGCACGCTGGGCGGCATCATGGAAGGGACTTATGGCTACGGCAGTATCGACGGCTCCCAGTCCGCCAACCTGAAAATGGTGTTCGACGCTAACGGTGAGCCGGTTTTCCTTCTGCCGGATGTCGACGATCCCGGCTCCGGCAGTCCGCCCTCGCCAGTGATGTTTTTCGACCCGGATAACTTTCCTGAGCCTTACACTGTAGTGCGGCGTGGCGACGCCGTGCTGGAAAAGTTCGATCCCAGCGTGGGAGGTCGCAGCAACATCAGCTGGGGACTGTGGAAGGCGTCCGCCAGCGCCGGCGTGCAGGTTTATGACGACGTAGCCAACCCTGACGCTTTCAGATCCGAGGAGCACCCCATCTATTGGCTGTCAGCGGAAGCCGCCAACACCGCCGATCTGACAGGAACAGCAAACTTCGCCACAACCGGCGACTTTATCGGCAGCGGTTCAGACGGAGCGGTCACCGCAGTCAATGGCTCATTTCAAGTGGATTTCGATAGCGGCGTCATCAGCAATGGCCTGCTGGACGTCAGCACCGCCAGCCAGAACTGGAGCAGCCAGCTCTCAGGCTCTTATCAGGACGCCCAGGCCTATTTGAACGTGTTGAACGGAAATATCAGCGGATCAGTCAATTGCAGCGATTGCGTCACCGGCAATCTCAACGGCATTTTCGCAGCGCCAGGAGACGCCTTCGCCGGCTCCTTCGACTTGCAGCAATTCGACGACTCAAACGTGCATGTAGAAGGCCTTTTGCTTATGGAACAACAATAG
- a CDS encoding CHASE2 domain-containing protein, whose protein sequence is MRTISGFLKHLPALLIAVAMIGWQLITPSGDRSLLNRLDYVFYDWRAQTAAHFTRTELYTDVVIVDIDEESIQREGRWPWSRARVAALVEALQESGAAVVAFDVVFSESESNNFIESVAASAGPDLSDEERAVLNRIAMSWRPDEQLAERLSEIDTVLGFFMHLDTSMQIGRLPDPLAAAPAGNVLINASGYAAPLLELQDVATGSGFVTTFPDADGVIRRTPLFMSHDGSVYPSLALASAMTYLLADEVELEFAPLGAVQAASGMRLTDALVQTDAVGQVLVPYRQGRGQFRYIPAWITLAGGLASQELEGKLVFVGTSAIGLADLVSTPFATVFPGVEVQALVAQGLLQGGFPYRPVWEPGAVLVFQLALLLLLVWVLPGRRPLTMVLAAIMISLLLVALNTLIWTRWRMDFPMISTLLLEQGVFGWYLVTEFIHEYAVERRVRGMFAQYVPPAHIDRMLDNPEQYSMAGESKELTVLFSDIRSFTTISEQLSAAQLKELLNLYFTPITESIFRNDGTIDKYVGDMVMAFWGAPVDDPEHAEKAVKTALEMQAITRRLSSELTAKGFPAIQIGVGINTGLMNVGDMGSQYRKAYTVLGDAVNLGSRLEGLTKFYGVDVLVGETTVKAADGYVFRFCDRIQVKGKDIPVDAYEPLGEKGRLDAVAMNRLTRYQRAIESYRARQWEQADAIFQQLQIEEPGCRLYDLYRERINGLREQTLPEDWDGVYRHTSK, encoded by the coding sequence ATGCGAACGATTTCTGGGTTCCTTAAACATCTGCCTGCGCTGCTGATCGCTGTGGCCATGATCGGCTGGCAGTTGATCACACCGTCAGGCGACCGCTCTTTATTGAATCGTCTTGATTATGTGTTTTACGACTGGCGGGCGCAGACGGCGGCGCATTTCACCAGAACGGAACTGTATACGGATGTGGTGATTGTCGATATCGACGAAGAGTCCATCCAGCGTGAAGGACGCTGGCCCTGGAGTCGCGCCCGTGTGGCGGCCCTGGTGGAGGCCCTGCAAGAGTCCGGCGCGGCGGTAGTGGCGTTTGATGTGGTGTTCTCCGAATCTGAGAGCAATAACTTCATTGAATCCGTAGCGGCGTCCGCCGGTCCGGATCTGAGTGACGAAGAACGCGCGGTGCTTAATCGCATCGCTATGTCCTGGCGGCCGGATGAACAACTGGCGGAACGCCTGTCGGAGATTGACACGGTGTTGGGTTTTTTCATGCATCTGGACACGTCGATGCAAATCGGCAGATTACCCGATCCACTCGCTGCAGCGCCGGCGGGCAATGTGCTGATCAATGCGTCTGGCTACGCCGCGCCACTATTGGAATTGCAGGATGTGGCGACGGGAAGCGGGTTTGTCACCACTTTTCCGGATGCGGACGGCGTGATTCGACGCACCCCGTTGTTCATGTCTCACGATGGCTCTGTCTATCCCTCCTTGGCGCTGGCGTCGGCGATGACCTATTTGCTGGCGGATGAGGTGGAGTTGGAGTTTGCTCCTTTGGGTGCGGTGCAGGCTGCGAGCGGCATGCGTTTGACTGATGCGCTGGTGCAGACCGACGCCGTTGGACAGGTATTGGTTCCCTATCGGCAGGGTCGTGGACAGTTTCGCTATATTCCCGCCTGGATCACACTGGCCGGCGGTTTGGCGTCGCAGGAGCTGGAAGGCAAGCTTGTGTTTGTGGGAACGTCCGCCATTGGTCTCGCGGATCTGGTCAGTACGCCATTCGCCACGGTTTTTCCCGGGGTGGAGGTGCAGGCGCTGGTGGCGCAAGGGCTTTTGCAAGGAGGGTTTCCCTATCGTCCGGTGTGGGAGCCGGGCGCGGTGCTGGTGTTTCAGCTGGCTTTGCTGTTGTTGCTGGTGTGGGTATTGCCAGGGCGTCGTCCTTTGACGATGGTGCTGGCGGCGATCATGATCAGTCTTTTATTGGTCGCATTGAACACGCTGATATGGACGCGCTGGCGCATGGATTTTCCCATGATCAGTACGTTGCTGCTGGAGCAGGGCGTTTTTGGCTGGTATCTGGTGACGGAGTTCATCCACGAATATGCCGTCGAGCGGCGTGTTCGGGGTATGTTTGCGCAATATGTGCCGCCCGCCCATATCGACCGTATGCTGGATAACCCAGAGCAATATTCCATGGCGGGGGAGAGCAAGGAGCTGACGGTGTTGTTCTCCGATATCCGCAGCTTCACCACGATTTCTGAGCAGCTGTCCGCTGCGCAGCTGAAAGAACTTCTGAATCTTTACTTTACGCCAATCACCGAGTCCATTTTTCGTAATGACGGCACCATCGATAAGTATGTCGGCGATATGGTCATGGCATTCTGGGGCGCGCCGGTGGACGATCCGGAACATGCGGAAAAAGCGGTTAAAACCGCCTTGGAGATGCAGGCGATCACCCGGCGTTTGTCTTCCGAACTCACAGCAAAAGGCTTTCCCGCTATTCAGATTGGCGTGGGGATCAATACCGGCTTGATGAATGTGGGCGACATGGGATCGCAGTATCGCAAGGCCTATACGGTGTTGGGTGACGCAGTGAATCTGGGTTCCCGTTTGGAAGGGCTGACCAAGTTCTATGGCGTGGACGTCCTGGTGGGAGAGACGACAGTCAAGGCGGCTGATGGCTACGTCTTTCGTTTCTGTGACCGCATACAGGTGAAAGGTAAAGATATTCCGGTGGACGCTTACGAACCACTTGGAGAAAAGGGGCGGCTCGACGCAGTAGCCATGAATCGTCTGACCCGTTACCAAAGAGCGATCGAGAGTTATCGAGCGCGCCAATGGGAGCAGGCGGACGCCATATTCCAGCAACTTCAGATCGAAGAACCAGGCTGTCGCTTGTACGATCTCTACAGGGAGCGGATCAATGGGTTAAGAGAGCAAACGTTGCCGGAGGACTGGGATGGCGTTTATCGCCACACCTCCAAATAA
- a CDS encoding tetratricopeptide repeat protein has translation MLITKITRRLLLVLLMIWGLSAHAQDSVKSSSITATLKSLNAAAEYEQAYRLGSGQVENMEGDPEFDFYFGMSALQSGHYPEAQFMFERLTAMYPDNDRFRLEYARTLFNLQQYDAAREQFLIVLAREPPPAVKDNIARFLAALDEREYESQRRWRGYIGLGGGYDSNINNATDERFVGLFELPDSAQEAESAYAALRTNFAYEHPVSQLNAAKLEFDSQHKHNFENSDFDLDSARLSASWKYSRTRRELEAGASYQHVLLDAEDYQRNTGAFMQWREQWNAHLLTFFYTGVFVKDSFANPLLNNYQPLTGLSFLIPRAKLLHTLSVFAGTENPREQDAASLAKDFYSLSYRLSYKLSPTLTPYVGYSGFFADYKAENPVFREVRDDKSSQFNAGGEWKLNHELSALAELSYTDNQSNLDLYDYTRWRGEFRVRWRF, from the coding sequence TTGTTGATAACCAAAATAACTCGCCGCCTGTTACTGGTTTTGCTGATGATCTGGGGCTTATCCGCCCACGCCCAGGATTCTGTTAAGAGTAGCTCAATCACTGCGACCTTGAAGTCACTGAACGCCGCAGCGGAGTACGAGCAGGCTTATCGATTGGGGTCCGGGCAAGTGGAGAACATGGAAGGCGATCCGGAATTCGATTTCTATTTCGGCATGTCCGCACTGCAAAGCGGCCACTACCCGGAAGCGCAGTTTATGTTCGAAAGGCTCACGGCGATGTACCCAGACAATGATCGTTTCCGCCTGGAGTACGCGAGAACGCTGTTTAATCTGCAGCAGTATGACGCTGCGCGGGAACAGTTTCTCATCGTTCTGGCCAGAGAGCCGCCGCCCGCCGTCAAAGACAATATCGCCCGTTTTCTCGCCGCGTTGGACGAACGCGAGTACGAAAGCCAGCGGCGCTGGCGCGGCTACATCGGACTGGGCGGCGGTTACGACAGCAACATCAACAACGCCACCGACGAACGCTTCGTCGGCCTGTTTGAGCTGCCTGATTCCGCTCAGGAAGCGGAAAGCGCCTACGCCGCGCTGCGCACCAATTTCGCTTACGAACACCCGGTTTCACAATTAAACGCCGCCAAACTGGAGTTCGACAGCCAGCACAAACACAACTTTGAAAACAGCGATTTTGACCTCGACTCCGCCCGTCTCAGCGCTTCCTGGAAATACAGCCGCACCCGCCGGGAATTAGAGGCCGGGGCTTCTTATCAACATGTGCTGCTGGACGCCGAAGATTACCAGCGCAATACCGGCGCATTCATGCAGTGGCGAGAACAATGGAATGCGCATTTGCTGACGTTTTTTTACACTGGCGTATTCGTCAAAGACTCTTTCGCCAACCCGCTGCTGAATAACTATCAACCGCTGACAGGTCTGTCTTTCCTTATTCCTCGCGCCAAACTCCTGCACACCCTCAGTGTATTCGCCGGCACGGAAAACCCACGGGAACAGGACGCAGCTTCTCTCGCCAAAGACTTCTACAGTCTGAGCTATCGGCTTAGCTACAAGCTTTCCCCGACTCTGACGCCGTACGTGGGATACTCAGGCTTTTTCGCTGATTACAAAGCGGAAAACCCGGTCTTCAGGGAAGTGCGCGACGATAAATCTTCCCAGTTCAACGCCGGCGGCGAATGGAAGCTCAATCATGAGCTAAGCGCGCTCGCCGAGCTGTCCTACACGGACAACCAAAGCAATCTGGACTTATATGACTACACCCGATGGCGCGGAGAATTCCGCGTTCGTTGGCGGTTTTAA